In one Nicotiana tomentosiformis chromosome 6, ASM39032v3, whole genome shotgun sequence genomic region, the following are encoded:
- the LOC138894976 gene encoding uncharacterized protein — MRIYMVQFDRAGYGESDINPKRSLESEACDIEEVADQLQIGSKFYLISVSAGSYPAWNCLRRIPHRLSGVAFVVPIINYKWNSLPHDLIKNDHNNKLWRLVIWLARYAPGLLYSFFTQKSNSVFSGNSALLSKKDREVAKNANRSEVFDPKLYPKQSDFESLLQDFTLAYGKWDFDPLEFGNPFPDEKESSVHIWQGYEDNIVPCRLQRYVSKRLPWIHYHEVSDGGHALWLLRKPNVYSVNESQLLYQKL; from the exons ATGAGGATATATATGGTACAGTTTGATAGAGCTGGATATGGGGAAAGTGATATAAATCCTAAACGGTCATTAGAAAGTGAAGCTTGTGATATAGAAGAAGTAGCTGATCAACTACAAATAGGATCAAAATTCTATCTAATTTCAGTTTCTGCTGGAAGCTATCCTGCCTGGAATTGCCTCAGACGCATACCACACAGGCTATCAGGCGTGGCTTTTGTTGTTCCAATAATCAACTACAAATGGAACTCCCTTCCTCATGATTTGATCAAGAACGATCATAATAACAAGCTTTGGCGATTAGTAATTTGGCTCGCACGCTATGCTCCTGGGTTACTCTACTCATTTTTTACACAAAAATCGAACAGTGTTTTCTCGGGCAATTCTGCATTGTTAAGCAAAAAGGACAGGGAAGTTGCAAAGAATGCAAATAGATCGGAAGTTTTTGACCCG AAACTTTATCCGAAGCAAAGTGATTTTGAGTCTCTTCTCCAAGACTTCACCTTGGCATATGGAAAGTGGGACTTTGATCCACTAGAATTTGGTAATCCATTTCCTGATGAAAAAGAAAGCTCAGTTCATATTTGGCAAGGTTATGAGGACAACATAGTACCTTGTCGCTTACAAAGATATGTTTCCAAAAGGCTACCTTGGATTCATTATCATGAAGTTAGTGATGGTGGACATGCGTTGTGgctgttgcggaagccaaatgtatatagtgtgaatgagtcacaattactataccaaaaattatga